From a region of the Paenibacillus sp. FSL R10-2734 genome:
- a CDS encoding VanZ family protein yields MMFPIAALIFTLPFLIVQYRRHGYIHKLRALILYLLLLYLMNAYFLVLLPLPATRHNLAPSGTILQLIPLQFIQDIVDGSTIIPDQISTYWSLLREPAFLQVIFNIALTVPFGMFLGYYFRTRWGACILLSFLLSLSFEITQVTGIYGFFDHPYRLFDIDDLITNTLGGIFGFRIAIWINGLLPRIEQLDTNLDRSTKRVSYTRRGIAFSIDSMVWIIGFGVLYGFDIKSAFWITTGIYFILIPAFTGGRTLGKWIVRIRVTSKGNRASFWALMIRYGLLYWVMLGIHALLINSAVTGLLSSSSRTFVFLIVLLADLAFFIHLVFKVFKKDDQLIYEKLSRTSHVISWPEKRLHTDDSNSIPLED; encoded by the coding sequence ATGATGTTTCCTATAGCAGCACTGATCTTTACACTACCTTTTCTCATCGTTCAATATCGTAGACACGGCTATATCCATAAGCTTAGAGCCTTAATCCTATACCTACTGCTGCTCTATTTGATGAACGCCTATTTTCTCGTATTGCTTCCTTTACCTGCCACCCGGCACAATTTGGCACCTTCAGGGACCATCCTACAGCTCATCCCCTTACAATTTATTCAAGATATTGTGGATGGCTCTACGATCATTCCTGATCAGATCTCAACTTACTGGTCGTTACTGCGTGAACCCGCATTTTTACAAGTTATATTTAACATCGCATTAACTGTGCCGTTTGGAATGTTTCTTGGTTATTATTTTCGTACGCGCTGGGGCGCATGCATTCTCTTGTCCTTTCTACTGTCATTATCCTTTGAGATCACTCAGGTTACAGGCATCTATGGATTCTTTGATCATCCCTACCGTCTATTTGATATCGATGATCTTATTACCAACACTCTGGGAGGTATCTTTGGATTTCGAATTGCCATATGGATAAACGGTTTGCTGCCACGTATAGAACAACTGGATACGAATCTAGATCGATCTACCAAAAGAGTCTCCTATACTCGCAGAGGGATTGCTTTTTCCATCGATAGTATGGTGTGGATCATTGGCTTCGGTGTACTCTATGGATTCGATATAAAAAGTGCTTTCTGGATTACAACAGGTATTTACTTCATACTAATTCCAGCTTTCACAGGCGGGCGGACCTTAGGCAAATGGATTGTACGTATTCGGGTAACGAGCAAAGGTAATCGGGCTTCTTTCTGGGCGCTTATGATCAGATATGGGCTGCTATATTGGGTGATGCTTGGAATTCACGCGCTCCTCATCAATTCAGCTGTGACGGGGCTTCTGTCTTCCTCATCGAGAACGTTCGTTTTTCTCATTGTTCTACTGGCTGATCTAGCTTTCTTTATTCATTTAGTCTTTAAGGTATTTAAAAAAGATGACCAGCTAATCTATGAGAAATTAAGCCGAACCTCGCATGTTATTTCATGGCCAGAGAAAAGACTGCATACCGATGACTCAAACAGCATCCCTCTAGAAGATTAA
- the trpS gene encoding tryptophan--tRNA ligase gives MIKERVLTGDRVTGKLHLGHYVGSLQNRVVLQEQYDTFVFLADIQALTTHFDRPQLLGQNLNEITLDYLSAGINPDKATIFIQSMIPEIAELTVLFSMFVTVNSLRQNPTIKAESKNSSLDELYYGFLGYPVSQAADITFCKATIIPVGEDQLPHLELTRKIVRRFNELYSPILVEPRALISDTPRLVGTDGNAKMSKSLGNAIELDSTKEEITFKIRKATTDPARVHKNDPGHPEVCPIYAYHRAFRSHDVPEIREGCENGTISCSACKQLITTALDQLIEPMRERRSYYAVRPKVVEDILLSGTKRARDIAQETMSEVREAMGLNYFSK, from the coding sequence ATGATAAAAGAACGTGTATTAACTGGAGATCGGGTGACTGGAAAGCTTCACCTTGGCCATTACGTAGGCAGCTTACAGAATCGAGTGGTGCTACAGGAGCAATATGATACTTTTGTGTTTTTAGCAGATATTCAAGCCCTAACGACTCACTTTGATCGCCCTCAACTACTAGGTCAAAACTTGAATGAAATTACATTAGACTATTTATCAGCAGGTATAAATCCAGATAAAGCCACTATATTTATTCAATCCATGATCCCAGAGATCGCTGAGCTGACCGTCCTATTCTCCATGTTTGTCACTGTGAATTCGTTGCGGCAAAATCCTACCATTAAAGCCGAATCGAAAAATTCCAGCTTAGATGAACTGTACTACGGTTTTCTTGGTTATCCAGTTAGTCAGGCTGCAGATATAACCTTTTGTAAAGCGACGATTATTCCTGTAGGAGAAGACCAGCTTCCCCATCTAGAGTTGACTCGCAAAATCGTACGTAGATTCAATGAGCTGTACAGCCCCATCCTAGTAGAGCCCAGAGCGCTCATCAGCGATACGCCAAGACTAGTAGGAACAGACGGAAACGCTAAAATGAGTAAAAGCCTTGGCAATGCCATAGAGCTGGACTCCACGAAAGAAGAGATCACCTTCAAGATCCGTAAAGCCACAACCGACCCAGCCCGTGTTCATAAAAATGATCCTGGACATCCAGAAGTTTGTCCTATTTATGCTTATCACCGTGCTTTCCGTTCACATGACGTCCCAGAAATTCGCGAAGGTTGCGAAAACGGCACCATAAGCTGTTCTGCCTGCAAGCAGCTTATCACGACAGCTCTAGACCAGCTTATAGAACCGATGCGTGAGCGTCGCTCCTATTATGCTGTAAGACCCAAGGTTGTTGAGGATATCTTATTATCCGGAACTAAGCGTGCCCGCGACATCGCTCAAGAAACGATGTCCGAAGTGCGCGAGGCCATGGGCCTTAATTATTTTTCAAAATAA
- a CDS encoding aminopeptidase, whose protein sequence is MKDFDVMLEKYANLVVKVGVNVQPGQVLMVHAPIETAELTRLIVGKAYEAGAKYVIVDWDDEATTRIRYEKASEDSFDYYPQWQAEMMEKFAEENGAILHIKVPDPELFNGIDSSKVSRAVKAAAVARKNYSKYTRNSKISWSLVKAPTRAWANKVFADLPEEERVNAMWEAVFQMNRVGNDDPVAAWREHIGQLKESQDRMNAKRYKSLHYRAPGTDLHVELPEGHLWRGGGGENDQGVYFVANMPTEEIYSMPNRTGVNGTVRSTLPLNLNGRLVEGLSFTFKDGKVVGYEAESGREHLTSLLATDEGASYLGEVALVQHDSPISRLNRIFYNTGIDENASCHFALGSAYPVNIEGGTKLTSEELIARGANVSLTHVDFMIGSAELDIDGELADGTIEPVFRKGNWVL, encoded by the coding sequence ATGAAAGATTTTGATGTAATGTTAGAGAAATATGCGAACCTAGTTGTAAAAGTAGGGGTAAATGTTCAGCCAGGACAAGTTCTGATGGTGCATGCACCTATTGAAACGGCAGAGCTTACTCGCTTGATTGTAGGTAAAGCTTATGAGGCGGGAGCCAAATATGTAATTGTAGATTGGGACGATGAAGCGACTACACGTATTCGTTACGAAAAAGCTTCTGAAGATTCCTTCGATTACTATCCGCAGTGGCAAGCAGAAATGATGGAGAAGTTTGCGGAGGAGAACGGCGCCATTTTACATATTAAAGTCCCAGATCCGGAATTGTTCAATGGTATTGATTCTTCTAAGGTATCAAGAGCAGTTAAAGCAGCAGCGGTTGCTCGTAAGAATTACTCCAAATATACCCGTAACAGCAAAATCAGCTGGTCCCTCGTCAAGGCTCCGACACGTGCTTGGGCGAACAAGGTGTTTGCGGATCTTCCTGAAGAAGAACGAGTGAATGCGATGTGGGAAGCGGTATTCCAGATGAACCGCGTGGGTAATGATGATCCGGTAGCTGCTTGGAGAGAACATATCGGTCAATTGAAAGAAAGTCAGGATAGAATGAACGCTAAACGTTATAAAAGCCTGCATTACCGCGCACCGGGAACGGATCTACATGTAGAGCTTCCGGAAGGCCATTTATGGCGCGGTGGAGGCGGAGAGAATGATCAGGGCGTATATTTCGTGGCTAACATGCCAACGGAAGAGATTTATTCCATGCCGAATCGTACAGGAGTGAACGGTACAGTACGCAGCACACTTCCATTGAATCTAAACGGACGTCTCGTCGAGGGACTTTCATTTACTTTTAAGGATGGGAAGGTTGTAGGTTATGAAGCTGAATCAGGTCGTGAACATTTGACCTCGCTGCTGGCAACGGATGAAGGTGCGTCCTATCTAGGAGAAGTGGCTTTGGTGCAGCATGATTCTCCAATCTCGCGTTTAAACCGAATTTTCTATAATACCGGGATTGATGAGAATGCCTCCTGTCACTTTGCACTGGGAAGTGCCTATCCTGTTAATATTGAAGGCGGTACGAAGCTTACGAGCGAGGAGCTTATAGCTAGAGGTGCAAACGTCAGCTTAACCCATGTTGATTTCATGATTGGTTCGGCAGAACTGGATATTGATGGAGAACTTGCGGATGGCACGATTGAACCGGTATTCCGTAAAGGGAATTGGGTGTTGTAA
- a CDS encoding winged helix-turn-helix transcriptional regulator: MTTTIKKKYNISVEATLEVIGGKWKCVILCHLTHGKKRTSELKQLMPGITQKMLTQQLRELEADGIINRIVYNQVPPKVEYELSEYGDSLSDILTSLCNWGEQHIIKQYGDKYAVLEDNILNK; encoded by the coding sequence ATGACAACAACCATCAAGAAAAAATACAATATTTCCGTGGAGGCCACACTAGAAGTCATTGGAGGGAAATGGAAATGTGTAATTCTCTGTCATCTAACTCATGGCAAAAAACGCACATCTGAGTTAAAGCAGTTAATGCCCGGGATTACTCAAAAAATGTTAACACAGCAGCTTCGAGAGTTAGAGGCCGATGGAATTATCAATCGAATTGTATACAATCAGGTTCCACCAAAAGTGGAATATGAGCTTAGTGAATATGGCGATAGTTTAAGCGACATTTTGACTTCTCTATGTAATTGGGGAGAACAACATATCATTAAGCAGTACGGCGATAAATATGCTGTGTTAGAGGACAACATTTTAAATAAATAA